In Trueperaceae bacterium, the genomic stretch ATGAGGCCGCCGTCGTAGTACTGGGCGTTCAGGCCGCGGGGGATGTCGAACGGCGTCTCGGGACCGAGGTTGCGAGCGTAGATCTCACCGTAGTTCCCTACCTGGGCGATCGCCTCGCGGATCGCCGTGGGCTCGAGTCCGAGATCCTCGACCGCGCTGGGGTCGACACCCAGGAGCCGCTGTACGTTCGGGTTCTGTGTGGTTTCGGCCACCTGATCGACGTTCTCCGAGGTCACCCCGTACTCCTCGGCCTCGAACAGACCGAATACGACCCACTTGACTATGTCGAACCACTGGTCGTCGCCGTGACGGACCGCCGGGCCGAGCGGCTCCTTGGAGATGGTCACGTCCATGATCTTGTGCGCTTCGGGGTTCTGCAGCGTGATCAGGCGCGATGCGAGGCCCGACTTGTCGGTCGTCCAGGCGTCGACGTTACCGGCGTCGTAGGCCGCCACCAGCTGGTCGGCGGTCTCGAAGGTGACCGGGGTGTAGTCGATACCCAGAGCACCGAGGACGTCGGCGAGGTTGAGTTCGGTGGTCGTACCGATCTGCACACCGATGCGAAGGCCCTGGAGGTCCTGGAGGGTATCGATGCCCGAGTCGCGGGGCACCATGAAGCCCTGACCGTCGTAGAAGGTCGTGGGGGCGAAGTTCAGGCCCAGTTCCGTGTCACGCGTGGAGGTCCAGGTGGTGTTGCGGATGAGGACATCCACCTCACCGGTCTGCAAGGCGGTGAAACGCTCCTGCGCCGAGAGGGGCCGGAACTCGACCGCCTGGGCGTCGCCAAGCACCGCCGCGGCGATGGCGCGGCAGAAATCGACGTCGAACCCTTCGTACTCGCCCTGTGCGTTCACGGAGCCGAACCCGGGAAGCTGGTCGTTGACGCCGCAGACGAGGTTGCCGCGCTCCTGTACCTCCTGGAGCAGGCCCTGTCCGAAGGCGGCGCCTGCGAGGAGCAGGGCAGCCAGAACGATCGTAAATAGTTTGCGCATCTACACGTCTCCCATCCGTTCAGAAATGTGCTCTGGTTTTCGTGCCGGGGGCCATCCTATCCGTTTGGGACGTTATCTGTAAAGTCGTGCAGCTTCGCGAAACTTTAATGGTGGGTGGTTCGCGGCTCCTTCGGTCGGGCGCCGCGCCCGCCTCCTACCGTCACCTGGCGCGCCAGAAAATATGCGAACCGGTCCCTTCCGGGACCGGTTCATGGGTCGCTACCGGCTCGCTGGCCGGGCGGAGCGCCGCGGTTCCAGGCTACGCCCCCGCGACTTCCTCCTTGGCGTCCACTTCCTTCTCACGCGCCTCGAGCTTGGCCTTGATCCGCTTGAGGACCGTGACCTCCTCCAGCGCGCGCTGGTCGAGAACGCTGCGTATGTCGCGGATCTGGCGCTGGATATTGGGGATCACCAACTGTTCGAGGGCGTTGACGCGGCGATTGGTCTTCTTGATCTCCTCGCCGATCCGCCTGAGACGAGTCTCGGTGGCGGCGACCTTGACGAGCGCCTCGGTGAGCGCCCGGAACTGGGCGGCGGCGTTGAGCGTCTGAGCCCCCGCGCCAACGGGCGAGAAAGGCAGTTCATCGCTGAACTCGGGCGGCTGGACCGCCGGCACCTTCACACCGAAGAGGTTCTCCACCCGGATGTCGACTTCGAGACTCTGCGGCGAGGCGAGGCTGAGGCTCTCGACCGCCTGGGGGCCGTCCCACGCCTTCGCCAGGAAGAGGCTGAAGTACGCCTCCTTGCTGCTGGCGAAGAGCGCCCGGCGAGCGGCCAGCGACGACTTCACCAGCTCGAAGAATTCGCCGATGAGGGCGTCTCGCTTACGCTTGAGCAGGTCGGCCCCTCGAACCGCCAGGCGCAGCTGATCGCGGCGTTGCAGCAGGTTCGATCTGGTCGGGGCGATTTGTTCTGCCACGAATGCCTCCTAGCCCGGGGCTAGACGCGATCCCTGCTGGAGGATCCCCAGAGTTCGTCCATCTTGGCGCCGTAGTACTTGTCGATCTGATCGGTCGACAGCCTGGTGAGCTCGCTCTTCGGCAGCAGCGAGAGAAGTGCCCAGGCGAGGTCGAGCGAGTCCTCGATCGCGCGGTCCTCGGATCCCTGGTTGATGAAGCGCTTCTCGAACTCGTCGGCGAACTGCAGGTAGAGCTTGTCGTTCTCGGACAGAGCGTCCTCGCCGGTGATCGCTACCAGCCGCCTCAGGTCGAGGCCGTTCGCGTAGGCGGCCTGCAACTGGTCGGACACGTTCTTGTGGTCCTTGCGGGTCTTCCCTTCCCCGATGCCGTTGTTCATCAGTCGCGAGAGCGACGGGCCCGGGTTGATGGGCGGGTAGATGCCCTTGTTGTGCAGGTCGCGTGCCAGGTAGATCTGCCCCTCGGTGATGTAGCCGGTGAGGTCCGGGATCGGGTGGGTGACGTCATCGTCAGGCATCGAGAGGATCGGCAGCTGGGTGACCGATCCCTTGCGGCCAACCACGACGCCGGCCCGCTCGTAGATCGACGCGAGGTCGGTGTAGGTGTAGCCGGGATAGCCGCGGCGCCCCGGGATCTCCTCGCGAGCGCCGCCGATCTCGCGCAGCGCTTCGCAGTAGTTGGTCATGTCGGTGAGGATGACCAGCACGTGGTAGTCGTGCTCGAAGGCGAGGTACTCGGCGGCCGTCAGAGCCATCCTGGGGGTCAGGAGACGCTCCACGGCCGGGTCGTCGGCCTTGTTCAGGAAGAGGACCGAGCGAGCGAGCGCCCCTGTACGTTCGAACTCCTGGGTGAAGAAGGTCAGCTCACGCTGGGTGACGCCCATCGCCGCGAAGACCACGGCGAACTCGGCGCCTTCACCAAGCACCTTGGCCTGACGGGCGATCTGCGCCGCGAGCTCGTTGGCCGGCAGGCCCGAGCCCGAGAAGATGGGCAGCTTCTGCCCACGAACCAGGCTGATCATGGTGTCGATGGTGGAGATACCGGTCTGGATGAACTCCTCGGGCTTCTGCCGCGCTACCGGGTTGATGGGCGCCCCGTAGATGGGCAGGCGCTTGTCGGCGACCACCGGCGGCAAACCATCGATCGGCGCTCCGATACCGCTGAAGCGCCGGCCGATCATCTCCTTCGAGACACCGAGACGCGCCACGTCCTCCACGAGGCTCACCGTGGTGCTAGAGAGGTCGATACCGGAGGTCTCCTCGAACACCTGGAGCACGGTGTACTCGTTCGACACTTCGATGACCTGACCGCCACGGATCCGGCCGCTGGCGTCCTTGATGTTGACGATGGCGTTGTAGGCCAGGTCGGGCGCGTTCTGGAGGAAAAGCAGAGGTCCCGAGACGTAGGAGACCTGGCTGTACTCCTTGGTGAGTAGGTTCTTGCTCATGCCGATACTCCCTTAGGCCGCCACGCCGAAGCCCTTTTCGAGCTCGGCCATGGTGCTGCCCTTGTAGGCGTCGAACTCGTCCTCGGGCACGTAGCGCGAGCGGTTTATCTTCTCGACGACCGGGTTGGCGAGGATCTCGTCGACGGTTGCGCCCGCCTCGAGGGCCTTACGGCTCTCCTCGTAGAACTTGAGCATCATCTGCAGCATGCCGTACGCCTTCGAGAGCGAGCAGGAGGCGTCGACGGGGTCGAAGCCGTTCTGCTGCAGGAAGTCCTGACGCAGGATCCGGCCCGCCTCGATGACGAGGCGCTCGTTGTCCTGGAGAGCGTCGGGACCGACCAGCTGCACGACCTCCTGGAGGTCGCTCTCACGCTGGAGCAGGTCTACGGCCCGCTGGACCAGTTCCGGATAGTCCTCGGCCACGTTCTCCCGGTACCACGGCTCGAGGATGTCGCTGAAGAGCGTGTAGGAGCGGTTCCAGTTGATGGCCGGGAAGTGACGGCGGCGGGCGAGCGCCGCATCGAGCGCCCAGAAGCAGCCGGTGATCCGCAGGGTCGACTGGGTAACCGGCTCGGAGAAGTCGCCGCCGGCGGGCGAAACCGCGCCGATGATCGAGACCGCTCCCTGCTCGCCGTTCTGGGTGATGACGCGGCCGCCGCGCTCATAGAAGGCCGCGAGACGCGAGGCCAGGTAGGGCGGGTAGCCCTCCTCAGCGGGCATCTCCTCGAGTCGCGAGGAGATCTCGCGCAACGCCTCGGCCCAACGGCTGGTCGAGTCGGCCATGACCGAGACGCGGTAACCCTGGTCGCGGAAGTATTCGGCGAGGGTGATGCCGGTGTAGATGGAGGCCTCGCGTGCGGCGACCGGCATGTTCGAGGTGTTGGCGATCAGCACCGTGCGGTGCATGAGCGGGTTGCCCGTCTGCGGGTCCTCGAGTTCGGGGAACTCGACCAGCACGTCGGTCATCTCGTTGCCGCGCTCGCCGCATCCAACGTAGACGACGATATCGGCGTTGCCGTACTTGGCGACCGACTGCTGGGTGACGGTCTTGCCCGATCCGAAGGGCCCCGGGATCGCGGCGGTACCACCCATGGTGAGCGGGAAGAGCACGTCGAGGATTCGCATGCCCGTGAGGAACGGCGTGACAGGGTCGAGCTTCTTCTGCACCGGCCGCGGCTGGCGCACCGGCCAGGGGTGGTAGAGCTTCAGCTCGGTGCCGTCCTCCAGGGTGGCGATCACGTCGTCGACGGTGTACTCGCCCTCGGCGACGATCTTCTTGATCTTGCCGCCCTTGCCTGGCGGCACCAGGATCTTGTGGGTGAAGGCGAACTCCGGCACCGTGCCCAGCACCTGCCCCGAAGCCACCTCGTCACCCTTGGCAACCTGCGGGGTGAACTTCCACTTGGTCTCGCGCGACAGCGATTTCACGGTGATGCCGCGCTCGATGTAGGTGCCCGACGCCTCCTGGATCTTGTCCAGCGGCCGCTGGATCCCGTCGAAGATGCCGTTGAGCATCCCCGGGCCCAGTTCTACCGCCAGCGGCAGGCCGGTCGAGACGACCGGCTCGCCTACGGTCAGACCGCCGGTGTCCTCGTAGACCTGCACGAACGCGGTCGTGCCGTCGAGACGGATGATCTCCCCGACGAGCTTCTCCTCGCCGACCCTGACGATGTCGTACATCCGGGCTCCGAGCATCCCCTGCGCGATTACGGCAGGCCCGGAGATTCTCTGTATCTTGCCTTCGATGGCCATTGCTTCTCCTATTCGAGTGGGAACCGTTGTCGGGAATTCCGCTGCGGTTACTCGAGCTTGATGTCGAAGCCGATCGCGCTTCGCACCAGTTCCTTCATATAGGCGGT encodes the following:
- a CDS encoding amino acid ABC transporter substrate-binding protein, with amino-acid sequence MRKLFTIVLAALLLAGAAFGQGLLQEVQERGNLVCGVNDQLPGFGSVNAQGEYEGFDVDFCRAIAAAVLGDAQAVEFRPLSAQERFTALQTGEVDVLIRNTTWTSTRDTELGLNFAPTTFYDGQGFMVPRDSGIDTLQDLQGLRIGVQIGTTTELNLADVLGALGIDYTPVTFETADQLVAAYDAGNVDAWTTDKSGLASRLITLQNPEAHKIMDVTISKEPLGPAVRHGDDQWFDIVKWVVFGLFEAEEYGVTSENVDQVAETTQNPNVQRLLGVDPSAVEDLGLEPTAIREAIAQVGNYGEIYARNLGPETPFDIPRGLNAQYYDGGLIFGMPFR
- a CDS encoding V-type ATP synthase subunit B, translating into MSKNLLTKEYSQVSYVSGPLLFLQNAPDLAYNAIVNIKDASGRIRGGQVIEVSNEYTVLQVFEETSGIDLSSTTVSLVEDVARLGVSKEMIGRRFSGIGAPIDGLPPVVADKRLPIYGAPINPVARQKPEEFIQTGISTIDTMISLVRGQKLPIFSGSGLPANELAAQIARQAKVLGEGAEFAVVFAAMGVTQRELTFFTQEFERTGALARSVLFLNKADDPAVERLLTPRMALTAAEYLAFEHDYHVLVILTDMTNYCEALREIGGAREEIPGRRGYPGYTYTDLASIYERAGVVVGRKGSVTQLPILSMPDDDVTHPIPDLTGYITEGQIYLARDLHNKGIYPPINPGPSLSRLMNNGIGEGKTRKDHKNVSDQLQAAYANGLDLRRLVAITGEDALSENDKLYLQFADEFEKRFINQGSEDRAIEDSLDLAWALLSLLPKSELTRLSTDQIDKYYGAKMDELWGSSSRDRV
- a CDS encoding V-type ATP synthase subunit A; translation: MAIEGKIQRISGPAVIAQGMLGARMYDIVRVGEEKLVGEIIRLDGTTAFVQVYEDTGGLTVGEPVVSTGLPLAVELGPGMLNGIFDGIQRPLDKIQEASGTYIERGITVKSLSRETKWKFTPQVAKGDEVASGQVLGTVPEFAFTHKILVPPGKGGKIKKIVAEGEYTVDDVIATLEDGTELKLYHPWPVRQPRPVQKKLDPVTPFLTGMRILDVLFPLTMGGTAAIPGPFGSGKTVTQQSVAKYGNADIVVYVGCGERGNEMTDVLVEFPELEDPQTGNPLMHRTVLIANTSNMPVAAREASIYTGITLAEYFRDQGYRVSVMADSTSRWAEALREISSRLEEMPAEEGYPPYLASRLAAFYERGGRVITQNGEQGAVSIIGAVSPAGGDFSEPVTQSTLRITGCFWALDAALARRRHFPAINWNRSYTLFSDILEPWYRENVAEDYPELVQRAVDLLQRESDLQEVVQLVGPDALQDNERLVIEAGRILRQDFLQQNGFDPVDASCSLSKAYGMLQMMLKFYEESRKALEAGATVDEILANPVVEKINRSRYVPEDEFDAYKGSTMAELEKGFGVAA
- a CDS encoding V-type ATP synthase subunit D, which gives rise to MAEQIAPTRSNLLQRRDQLRLAVRGADLLKRKRDALIGEFFELVKSSLAARRALFASSKEAYFSLFLAKAWDGPQAVESLSLASPQSLEVDIRVENLFGVKVPAVQPPEFSDELPFSPVGAGAQTLNAAAQFRALTEALVKVAATETRLRRIGEEIKKTNRRVNALEQLVIPNIQRQIRDIRSVLDQRALEEVTVLKRIKAKLEAREKEVDAKEEVAGA